From the genome of Palaemon carinicauda isolate YSFRI2023 chromosome 6, ASM3689809v2, whole genome shotgun sequence, one region includes:
- the LOC137642557 gene encoding cuticle protein 8-like isoform X3, translated as MLVIVAVFSAPSPQTAETQSLYPIIPYEFAYEVADPPTNNFQNRAEVKLPNGDVFGSWSLLLPDGNIQTVTYNVTGNQGFQYSLVLTPATQTAAAGK; from the exons ATGTTGGTTATCGTCGCTGTGTTCAGTGCACCATCACCACAAACTGCTGAAACTCAGAGTCTTTAT CCCATCATCCCTTACGAATTCGCCTACGAAGTGGCCGACCCTCCGACCAACAACTTCCAGAACAGGGCAGAGGTCAAACTCCCCAACGGCGACGTCTTCGGCTCCTGGTCTCTTCTGCTGCCTGACGGAAACATCCAGACCGTCACCTACAACGTCACTGGAAACCAGGGCTTCCAGTACTCTCTGGTCCTTACACCAGCTACACAAACAGCGGCGGCAGGGAAGTAA
- the LOC137642558 gene encoding cuticle protein 8-like produces MKVLVLLMLVIVAVFSAPSPQTAQTQSLYPIIPYEFAYEVADPPTSNFQNRAEVKLPNGDVFGSWSLLLPDGNIQTVTYNVTGNQGFQYSLVLTPATQTAAAGK; encoded by the exons ATGAAG GTCTTGGTATTGTTGATGTTGGTTATCGTCGCTGTGTTCAGCGCCCCATCACCACAAACTGCTCAAACTCAGAGTCTTTAT CCCATCATCCCTTACGAGTTCGCCTATGAAGTGGCCGACCCTCCGACCAGCAACTTCCAGAACAGGGCAGAGGTCAAACTCCCCAACGGCGACGTCTTCGGCTCCTGGTCTCTTCTGCTACCTGACGGAAACATCCAGACCGTCACCTACAACGTCACTGGAAACCAGGGCTTCCAGTACTCTCTGGTCCTCACACCGGCTACACAAACAGCGGCTGCAGGGAAGTAA